The DNA sequence CGGCCCTGTAAACAAAAATTCTGCTGCCGTTTTAATCGGAGGAAACATGATTATGATGGAGAAATGGAAAAATTCCGTCAAGGCCGTTCTTATGGCATATTATCCAGGTATGGAAGGTGGAACAGCCATTGCCGAAATTTTATTTGGCAACGTCAATCCCAGCGGAAAACTGCCTTATGTCATCCCTTATAAAGAGTCGGATCTTCCACAGGTTGATTGGGACACCACCTCTCAGCACTATGACTATTATCACGGATATGCAAAATTAGAAAAAGAAAATGTAAAACCGTCAGTTCCTTACGGATTCGGTCTTTCCTATACTCAGTTTGAACTGAAAAATGCCTTATTCAACGCTGACGACAACTTTGTGAGAGCTTCCTGCCGGATAACAAATATAGGCGATCGCGAAGGGGACGAAGTCGTGCAGATGTATGTCGGGTTTGAAAATTCTTCCATCGACAGACCCGTGAAGTTGCTGCGTGGTTTCACAAGAGTCTCACTGCGGGCAGGGGAGTCCAAAAAGGTAGAGATAAGCTGTCCTTTAGAAGAATTGAAGTGGTATAATCCTGAAACTGAGATGTTTGAGTTCGAAAATATAGTGTATCCGATTTATATCGGCACAAGTTCTGACAATAGAGATTTGCTGTGCGGAAGCATAGACATGAGAATCGAGGAGGCAATTTCATATGGACCGTGAGGAATCATTTAAAGAAAATTTATCGTATGATTTGGGTAAGACAGGACGCGGAGAGGTGTCCTTAAAAGAAAAACTGGCCTACGGTCTTGGCGATGCGGGCTGCAATTTCGTATGGACTGTTGTAGCCTCATTTCTGACATTATATTACACCGATAACGTTGGCGTCAGTGCCGCCGTGATAGGAACAATTATGCTGTTGACAAGGCTGCTGGATGGTCTTTCCGATATCGCAATGGGAATAATCATAGACAGAACGAATACCCGGTGGGGAAAGGCAAGACCCTGGATACTTCTTTCCGCTCCTCTCATGGCGATCGGATTGATACTGCTGTTCAATGTTCCGGCCAATTTCTCAGAAACAGGGAAGATCGCATATATAAGCGTTACTTATGTGCTCCTGGCGGTCGTTATTTATACGGCCTGCAACCTATCCTATTCAACCCTGCTTTCCTTGATTACGCCAAAACAGGAAGAGCGAACATCCATGAGTTCCATAAGATTTATATTTACAATGGTAACTGTTCTGATTATTTCCGTAGGCACAATGCCCTTAGTAGGAAAAATCGGCTGGGGCGGAATGTCGGTTCTTTATGGCATAATCAGCATGCTTTTTCTCCTTATTACTTTTTCGGGCACAAAAGAACGGTTTGCCGTTGAAGAGACAGAAGTCCAGAATAAGCTGAGCGTACGGGAGTCAT is a window from the uncultured Trichococcus sp. genome containing:
- a CDS encoding MFS transporter — protein: MDREESFKENLSYDLGKTGRGEVSLKEKLAYGLGDAGCNFVWTVVASFLTLYYTDNVGVSAAVIGTIMLLTRLLDGLSDIAMGIIIDRTNTRWGKARPWILLSAPLMAIGLILLFNVPANFSETGKIAYISVTYVLLAVVIYTACNLSYSTLLSLITPKQEERTSMSSIRFIFTMVTVLIISVGTMPLVGKIGWGGMSVLYGIISMLFLLITFSGTKERFAVEETEVQNKLSVRESLKYLFKNKYFIYTAVLFVLNYASSGAAMGIAIYYAKDVLGNIGIFGTLTMAGLFPMILGLFLFPKFASRFGKWKCFVVGYLLQAIGYLMIFLMPTNLTVVIIGLVIKGIGAVPHTAGMFALVADVVDYGEWKHGVRIDGLTYSATSFGMKFGTGIGSAVVGWGLAFGKYDAAAAVQSESALEVIKALYTYIPLAMIAIGLIVLAMSNLDKIYPTIMKDLEERRNNQTM